A window of the Ipomoea triloba cultivar NCNSP0323 chromosome 14, ASM357664v1 genome harbors these coding sequences:
- the LOC116003975 gene encoding uncharacterized protein LOC116003975, with protein MEKTNPSRVNKEARKTRAILSSQAAEAESSDSSIQAEVRTKQRNDRPSAAEKQTGKRKSVEQGEGSRAERASKRKTTGKNPCTDEGETVEKQQKMWNTRMSPNIVAEFVQQLTNEQKRAVEEIGFGGILHLQLTKSEGPLMKYLIRQFDVYRSAIRLEGGELLLIEEDDVQRTLGIPQGSNVVEEATRFEHMAKDGDSAAYANLVASWRERWGIDGKSPITTSMPVQILKRGDHGDMFKRDFVLFIVSAMLCGHQDRCCNFRILKSLIDLDQIKTYNWCAYTHKSMVDSIQSFQKNDKQFFTGPVAFILLVYFDRVQFKGMRVNRTYPTIVGWSAELARKRVREENKAGSFGRGTVLPRISKPTDIAAATSRQNDQPPVAALNIPSSSVDKVAGILQKLASTVGEFGEAMAEIGKQGAPVNVMRKTFSGLSNMLNVASTIEATATPTSSQLDDIFFGSESFTTAVDALVEAFEKTRKQIDPNAPPFDLGLSQATQPSDQIDAPTFDLGLSPSPAAAQQQEGDLVLTPPPQPAQQQGSDLGLTPTPPPAQQQQKDKEQQQDKEKEKEKEQETEDDAGGPGIDALVDRIAGEATKDATFSTPAVTRVPFQRADSPADEFDSALAESESDVEDVITRKRPQRKFKNIPLNLRSPFWNEHGMKIKNATVPDKLLSNYAFVQVSSEHPKDELLFNFGDIEITRDHFISLSVGQVENIFLDVWALRLSMLDKERAPGQPKRVFFSTIAYW; from the exons GCGTAATGATAGACCATCTGCCGCTGAAAAACAAACAGGAAAGAGGAAATCAGTGGAACAAGGGGAAGGTAGTCGGGCTGAAAGAGCATCAAAGAGAAAAACTACAGGAAAAAATCCATGCACAGATGAGGGTGAAACAgtagagaaacaacaaaaaatgtgGAATACAAGAATGAGCCCGAATATTGTGGCTGAGTTTGTTCAACAGCTGACTAATGAACAGAAAAGGGCTGTGGAGGAGATCGGTTTTGGAGGGATATTACACCTCCAACTAACAAAGAGTGAAGGCCCTCTAATGAAGTACTTGATTAGGCAGTTTGATGTTTATCGCTCTGCAATCCGACTCGAAGGGGGTGAATTGCTGCTTATAGAAGAGGATGATGTTCAAAGAACATTGGGGATTCCACAAGGGAGCAACGTGGTTGAGGAGGCCACAAGATTTGAGCATATGGCAAAAGATGGTGATAGTGCAGCGTATGCCAACCTTGTGGCCTCATGGAGGGAGCGATGGGGAATTGATGGTAAATCCCCAATCACAACATCAATGCCAGTGCAAATTCTGAAAAGAGGAGACCATGGAGATATGTTTAAACGCGACTTTGTCCTGTTTATAGTATCGGCAATGCTGTGTGGCCACCAAGATAGGTGTTGCAActttaggattttaaaatccttgatAGACCTTGACCAAATCAAGACCTACAATTGGTGTGCCTATACACACAAGTCTATGGTCGACTCCATTCAATCTTTTCAGAAAAATGACAAGCAATTCTTCACTGGACCCGTTGCATTCATCCTA CTTGTGTACTTTGACCGAGTACAGTTCAAGGGGATGAGAGTGAATAGAACATACCCAACCATTGTTGGGTGGAGTGCTGAACTTGCAAGAAAAAGGGttagagaagaaaacaaagcagggTCATTTGGAAGGGGGACAGTGCTCCCTAGAATATCAAAACCTACTGATATTGCTGCTGCCACCTCCAGGCAAAATGATCAACCTCCTGTTGCTGCATTGAATATCCCATCATCAAGCGTAGATAAGGTGGCCGGGATCCTACAAAAGTTGGCTTCGACAGTAGGAGAGTTTGGTGAGGCTATGGCTGAAATTGGAAAGCAAGGAGCACCCGTAAATGTGATGAGGAAGACATTTTCGGGCTTATCTAACATGCTAAATGTTGCCAGCACCATAGAAGCCACTGCAACCCCAACATCCTCCCAGCTAGACGACATCTTCTTTGGTAGTGAAAGCTTCACTACGGCTGTGGATGCCCTTGTCGAAGCCTTTGAAAAGACAAGGAAGCAAATAGACCCTAATGCCCCTCCTTTTGACTTGGGGCTATCTCAAGCAACACAGCCATCGGACCAAATAGATGCTCCGACCTTTGATTTGGGGCTGAGTCCATCACCAGCAGCAGCACAGCAACAGGAGGGGGATTTAGtgctgactccaccaccacaaccagcacagcagcaagggagtgatttggggctgactccaacaccaccaccagcacagcagcaaCAGAAGGACAAGGAGCAGCAGCAAGACaaggagaaagagaaggagaaagagcaagagacAGAGGATGATGCGGGGGGACCGGGGATTGATGCCCTGGTGGATAGAATTGCAGGGGAAGCCACAAAAGATGCAACATTTTCAACCCCTGCTGTGACTAGAGTTCCTTTTCAAAGGGCTGATTCCCCTGCTGATGAATttgatag TGCATTGGCCGAGAGTGAATCGGACGTTGAGGATGTCATTACTAGAAAGAGGCCTCAACGAAAGTTCAAAAACATCCCCCTCAACCTACGGTCTCCATTCTGGAACGAGCATgggatgaaaataaaaaatgccaCTGTCCCAGATAAACTCCTTTCGAACTATGCATTTGTACAAGTTTCTAGTGAACATCCTAAAGA TGAGTTACTTTTCAACTTTGGTGACATTGAGATCACTAGGGATCACTTCATCTCGCTCAGTGTTGGCCAagttgaaaatatcttcttGGATGTATGGGCATTGAGGCTCTCAATGCTTGACAAAGAGCGTGCACCCGGGCAACCAAAGAGGGTGTTTTTCAGCACAATTGCCTAC tggtag